The Paenibacillus sp. 481 DNA window TGCCGCAAACGACAACAAACTGCATGTCCTCAGCCCATTCCGCTTCTTCCAGATCGGTTAATAGCGTTGGATCGAGCAATCCGCAACCGCCGCCCATTAACAGCACCGTCATCTTGGATGGATCAAGGCCGTAACGTTGGCGCAGAATTTGCTTATCATAGTCGTCGTAAAAGGCAGGACGGACAGGAATGCCCGTTACCTCAATTCGCGACGGTTGAATACCTTGGCTAACCAGTTGCGCCTTCGCATCTGTCGAACCGACCATATACAAATCAGTGAAAGGATATATCCAGAAGCTGTGGTCAGTGTAATCCGTAATAATCGTTGCCGTCTGACAATTCGTCACGCCGCGCTCTTTCAGCTTGGATACAGCTGCGCTCGCGGCTGGGAACGTGCTGACGATGACCGTAGGTTGCATCTGATTGATCAGCTTCTCTAACGGTCGCAGGCTGCTGAAGCGTACGCTTTTTAACATTTGCGACAGCTTGCGATCTCTGCGTGTCTTTTCAAATAAGTAGCCATACATGCTCGGGAATAATTTCACCCATTGCACGAAACAGTACGAGCTTACCTCGTGTAAGTAAGGAGACACTTGCTCCATATAATCAACAACATGAACATCAGCCTCATGTGGGAACCATTTCTCGGCTATCTCGCGAATGGCGTTGGCCGTTTGCAAATGCCCGTGGCCAATTGAACCGGTCAGGACAAGCACTTTCGCTTTCTGTGTTGGTAATGGCATATTAATCCCATTCAACATCGTTATACAACCCCTTTTGTCTATTTAAGCACCGCTATCCGGCGTAATGTCCGATTCATTCTTAGTTATATCGTAATCAACTGGCGGGATGTGAGGAACGGACTATGGTTCGGTTCTGAACCTAGACTTTCGTCGGGCTTGATCAGACAATAGAATACAGTTTTTCCATTTAAGTTCACTAGGTCATCCATACACCTATTATTTCACCAATTTCTTCTTCATTGTAACAAATTTTATAAGTGTAAATCCTAATAACTTCCACATTAGATCCCTATAAATACATAAACGTCTTATGAATCATTATTGTTTCCGTAGTGGACTATATTTAATTAGGAGAAAGGGAGCGTATATCATGCATCTGTTTCTGATTGAAATTGCTACGATCGTATGATGTTCATGTATGTTTTCGTTCTATTTTTTTATAGATGATTCGGGTAAAGGATTGATTTCAGTTCCTATCGTGATGACGAGTATCTCAGTAGCTCTATTATATTATGCCATTTAAAGCATGTTAATAAAGGTGTTTAGGAACGGAAGTTAATGGAGTAGGCAAGTAGCAGATGAGGGACTACATTTTTGGGGCTTCCCATCCCCGCAAAGAAACGAGTTCTGTTTGTTCGCTAAAATGGAAAGAGGGATGTCTTGCCGTCATATCAAATGACAGTTGAGACATCCCTCGCATGCTTTATTGATTAATATATTTTTCAAATACGAAGCCGAAATCTTTGACTCGATATTGCCTTTGCGTATTGACGAGCCATGAAAATGCAGT harbors:
- a CDS encoding MGDG synthase family glycosyltransferase, translated to MLNGINMPLPTQKAKVLVLTGSIGHGHLQTANAIREIAEKWFPHEADVHVVDYMEQVSPYLHEVSSYCFVQWVKLFPSMYGYLFEKTRRDRKLSQMLKSVRFSSLRPLEKLINQMQPTVIVSTFPAASAAVSKLKERGVTNCQTATIITDYTDHSFWIYPFTDLYMVGSTDAKAQLVSQGIQPSRIEVTGIPVRPAFYDDYDKQILRQRYGLDPSKMTVLLMGGGCGLLDPTLLTDLEEAEWAEDMQFVVVCGNNDKLRQRLSKWATTSALHVHVEGYIEPIHEYMAMSDLMITKSGGVTTTEALAQRLPLIVHKPLPGQERDNVRYLLRNGLARSAEHTQDLLEQLAAFAAHPEMLQRMSERALVERQQNATGALSAILRVQQQPQQAVVVKKWYRRSVV